From Primulina tabacum isolate GXHZ01 chromosome 2, ASM2559414v2, whole genome shotgun sequence, one genomic window encodes:
- the LOC142523282 gene encoding piezo-type mechanosensitive ion channel homolog isoform X4: MNSIGLYKVSVDCDWQEICSAISLMVFYYTLSCVKHDLEDMEFIMSMREGSLTEQLLPSRNSFFVRQLRSGVRHTNILLRGTVFRIFSINWFTYGFPVSLFALSYWSFHFASICAFGLLAYVGYILYVFPSLFRLHRLNGLLLVFILLWAVSTYVFNVAFAYVNWKLGKDMEIWEMVGLWHYPIPGFFLLAQFCLGILVALGNLVSNSVFLCLSNEERQFSNVSETEEVKEDAKVLIVATIAWGLRKCSRAIVLLLIFLIATKPGFIHAVYVIFFFAYLLSHKINKRMRQSLILLCEAHFAILYILQLNLVSRKLENEGYVSKEVLKQLGLIGKDSSWDFLEIALLACFCAVHNHGFEMLFSFSAIVQHTPSPPIGFSILRAGLNKSVLLSVYATSNIRDDYENRSHERKVALYLNDIGKKFLSMYRSFGTYIAFLTILFAVYLVRPNYISFGYIFLLLFWIIGRQLVEKTKRRLWFPLKAYSIGVFIFMYILSIFPTIETWMSAEVDLFVFFGYDTEASLLGNLWESLAILIVMQLYSYERRQSKRMKAENHDPMQLGILGFMKRFLIWHSQKFLLIALFYASLSPISASGFLYLLGLVCCSVLPTASRIPSKSFLMYTGFLVTAEYLFQMWGKQAKMFPGQKYHDFSLFLGLQVYKPTFEGLESGLRAKVLVIAACTLQYNVFRWLEKMPTLLNVGRSEDPCPLFLSAEDFSTAVSTSDGYNQISSGSRDMATQRIGQSNSWPSFRHGIHQSSQDLSSRRSGSTPAPRQFSFGYIWGTMNDGHQWNNKRIVALKQERFEMQKTTLKVYLKFWMENMFKLFGLEINMIALLLASFALLNAISILYVACLASCILLARTVIRKLWPIFVFLFAAILLAEYFAMWKNMKPFNNVSTDTNVHCHDCWKNSNTYFHYCQNCWLGLIVDDPRMLISSFMVFILACFKLRADRMSSFSGSSTYRQVLSQRKNAFVWQDLSFETKSMWTFLDYVRVYCYCHLLDLVLALILITGTLEYDILHLGYLGFALIFFRLRLTILKKKNKIFKYLRVYNFAVIVLSLAYQSPFIGDFNAGKCETIDYIYEVIGFYKYDYGFRITSRSALVEIIIFVLVSLQSYMFSSLEFDYVFRYLEAEQIGAIVREQEKKAAWKTEQLQHIRESEVKKRQRNLQVEKMKSEMLNLQIQLHGTNSISVYDDVSPDKEGLRRRKNVSLSRQDSGAFEKQDGDIHPDSQFSFNVCGSPRSIRAERPFAVDFEKHSMDASLFEITELEEDAADNVIDELTKVDKTKSQSKDNPLASAVQLIEDGVFQVQSIGNQAVSNLVSFLNIVPEDSNSNEPSSFEYGLSNARGSPDVKNKHLNRTASSQSDRSRTSDPASLQIGRIVHHIWSRMRSNNDIVCYCCFVLVFLWNFSLLSVVYLVALFLYALCVNTGPSYIFWIVMLIYTEIYILVQYIYQIMIQHCGFSVHSDLLPKLGFPTKRIKSSFVISLLPLFLVYLFTLLQSSITAKDGEWFSAGFSNFRGGSLNRKQVVAGSTFREKAKKVFQLTKQVTEMVILGCSRYWKSLTREAESPPYFVQLSMDVKSWPEDGIQPERIESAVNQILRLVHEDNCKKEKPNHCPYSSKVQIQSIEKSTENVNVALAVFEVVYTSPLAECVPAEQFSTLTPAADVAKEILKARHAHLVEAVGFPYSILSVIGGGKREIDLYAYIFGADLTVFFLVAIFYHSVIKNKSEFLEYYQLEDQFPKEFVSILMIIFFLIVVDRVIYLCSFATGKVIFYLFNLVLFTYAITEYAWNMDTSQQNAAALALRAIYLTKAVSLALQAMQIRYGIPHKSTLYRQFLTSDVSRFNYLGYRLYRALPFLYELRCVLDWSCTTTSLTMYDWLKLEDINASLYLVKCDNVLNRAKHKPGDKQTKMTKLCNGICLFFILICVIWAPMLMYSSGNPSNIANPINDASFQFDIKTDGGRLTLFQTTLCKRIAWDHVNATGDLDPQYYLSSYNVDDIQLICCQADASTLWFVPDAVQKQFIQSLSTSSMDMKYSWVLMRDRPKGKETVKYEKNVDPLDLPEASEVEGVLNGSFSSFRVHNIYPRFFRVTGSGEVRPFEQEVNDVTADLVLHHGSSEWWSFHVFNSFNTSSCRGMLGPMAIIVSEETPQGFLGETLSKFSIWGLYITFVLAVGRFIRLQCSDLRMRIPFENLPSCDRLIAICEDIYAARAEGELAVEEVLYWTLVKIYRSPHMLLEYTNPS; this comes from the exons ATGAACTCGATTGGTCTGTACAAAGTATCAGTTGATTGTGACTGGCAAGAAATTTGTTCTGCTATTTCTCTGATGGTGTTCTACTATACG CTTTCTTGTGTGAAACATGATTTGGAGGACATGGAATTCATCATGTCCATGAGAGAAGGCAGCTTGACTGAGCAACTTCTTCCGTCGAGAAACTCCTTTTTTGTGCGGCAACTGAG GTCCGGAGTAAGGCATACCAACATTTTGTTGAGGGGAACAGTTTTCAGGATTTTTAGTATTAACTGGTTCACTTATGGCTTCCCG GTATCCTTGTTTGCTCTCTCATATTGGAGCTTCCATTTTGCGAGTATTTGTGCATTTGGATTACTTGCATATGTTGGATATATTTTGTATGTTTTTCCATCCTTGTTCCGCTTGCACCGGTTGAATGGGTTGCTTCTTGTATTTATTCTCTTGTGGGCTGTGAGCACATATGTATTCAATGTGGCTTTTGCATATGTGAACTGGAAACTGGGGAAG GATATGGAGATCTGGGAAATGGTTGGATTGTGGCATTATCCCATccctggtttctttcttctaGCACAGTTTTGTCTTGGAATTCTTGTTGCTCTTGGCAATCTTGTAAGCAATTCAGTTTTTTTATGCCTATCAAATGAGGAGAGGCAATTCTCTAATGTGAGCGAGACCGAGGAAG TAAAAGAGGATGCCAAAGTCCTGATAGTGGCCACAATAGCTTGGGGGCTGCGTAAATGTTCTCGGGCTATTGTGCTGTTGCTGATTTTCCTAATTGCGACAAAACCCGGTTTCATTCATGCTGTATATG TTATATTCTTCTTTGCTTATCTGCTGagtcataaaataaataaaaggatGCGACAATCCCTTATTCTACTCTGCGAGGCTCATTTTGCGATATTATACATTCTTCAGCTTAATCTGGTTTCCAGAAAGTTGGAAAATGAAGGATATGTGAGCAAGGAAGTTTTAAAACAGTTAG GTCTCATTGGGAAAGATAGTTCTTGGGACTTCCTTGAAATAGCTTTGCTTGCATGTTTTTGTGCCGTACACAACCATGGCTTTGAAATGTTGTTCTCATTTTCTGCTATTGTTCAGCACACACCTAGTCCTCCAATTGGATTTAGCATTCTGAGAGCTGGTCTGAACAAATCAGTTCTTTTGTCGGTCTATGCCACTTCCAACATCAGAGACGATTACGAGAATCGATCCCATG AGAGAAAGGTTGCTTTGTATCTCAATGATATTGGAAAGAAGTTCTTATCCATGTATAGATCATTTGGAACCTATATAGCTTTTCTCACCATTCTTTTTGCGGTGTACCTTGTGAGACCCAATTATATATCATTCGGTTACATTTTCCTTCTCCTTTTCTGGATTATCGGAAGACAGCTTGTTGAGAAAACAAAACGCCGGCTATGGTTTCCACTCAAAGCATACTCCATAGGAGTTTTCATCTTCATGTATATTTTAAGTATTTTCCCTACAATTGAGACATGGATGTCCGCAGAAGTTGATCTTTTTGTGTTCTTTGGCTATGATACAGAAGCTTCTTTGTTAGGGAATCTTTGGGAGTCTCTAGCTATACTGATTGTCATGCAACTTTATAGCTATGAGAGAAGACAAAGCAAACGCATGAAGGCGGAAAATCATGATCCAATGCAGTTAGGGATATTGGGGTTCATGAAGCGGTTTCTTATCTGGCATAGCCAAAAGTTTTTGCTTATTGCTCTGTTCTATGCATCATTATCTCCAATAAGTGCATCTGGATTTTTGTATCTTCTCGGTCTTGTTTGCTGTTCAGTTTTGCCTACAGCCTCCCGAATCCCATCCAAATCATTTCTAATGTACACAGGATTTCTAGTGACTGCtgaatatttatttcaaatgtGGGGTAAACAAGCTAAAATGTTTCCTGGCCAAAAGTACCATGACTTTTCTCTTTTTCTTGGTTTACAAGTATATAAACCAACTTTTGAAGGCCTAGAATCTGGTTTGAGGGCCAAAGTACTGGTCATTGCTGCATGTACCCTTCAGTATAACGTGTTTCGTTGGTTGGAAAAAATGCCTACCCTTCTGAATGTAGGTAGATCAGAGGACCCTTGCCCATTATTTCTTTCAGCAGAAGATTTTTCTACCGCTGTTTCAACTTCTGATGGGTATAATCAGATATCATCTGGATCTAGGGACATGGCTACTCAAAGAATAGGACAAAGCAATTCGTGGCCGTCTTTCAGGCATGGTATCCATCAATCATCTCAGGATTTGTCCTCTAGACGAAGCGGTAGTACTCCTGCACCTAGACAATTTTCATTTGGATATATCTGGGGAACCATGAATGATGGCCACCAGTGGAATAATAAAAGGATTGTTGCCTTGAAACAAGAGAGATTTGAAATGCAGAAGACAACACTAAAAGTTTACCTGAAGTTTTGGATGGAAAACATGTTCAAACTCTTCGGTCTAGAGATAAATATGATAGCACTACTGCTAGCCAGTTTTGCTTTGTTAAATGCCATTTCTATTCTCTATGTTGCCTGTCTCGCCTCCTGCATCCTGTTGGCACGGACTGTCATACGTAAACTGTGGCCAATCTTCGTCTTTCTATTTGCTGCAATTCTTCTTGCTGAATACTTTGCGATGTGGAAGAACATGAAGCCTTTCAATAATGTTTCAACTGATACCAATGTACATTGTCATGATTGCTGGAAAAACTCAAATACATATTTCCACTACTGTCAAAATTGTTGGTTGG GTCTTATTGTTGATGACCCTCGAATGCTGATAAGTTCTTTTATGGTCTTCATTCTTGCTTGTTTTAAACTCCGCGCAGATCGCATGTCCAGTTTCTCTGGATCATCTACATATCGTCAGGTGCTTTCTCAGCGTAAAAATGCTTTTGTTTGGCAAGATCTTTCATTTGAAACGAAAAGCATGTGGACTTTTCTCGATTATGTGAGGGTTTACTGTTACTGTCATCTATTAGATCTAGTACTTGCATTGATTCTTATCACGGGAACTCTGGAATATGACATCCTACACCTTGGATACCTTGGCTTTGCTCTTATTTTCTTCCGTTTGAGGCTTACCatactgaagaagaaaaataagATATTCAAGTACttgcgtgtgtacaattttgCTGTTATTGTTCTCTCTCTGGCCTATCAGTCTCCTTTCATAGGGGATTTTAATGCTGGGAAGTGTGAAACAATTGATTATATTTATGAGGTGATTGGattttataaatatgattatggATTCCGGATCACATCAAGATCTGCTTTGGTCGAAATCATCATTTTTGTTCTGGTGTCACTCCAGTCGTATATGTTTTCTTCTTTGGAATTTGATTATGTCTTTAGATACCTCGAAGCAGAACAAATTGGTGCAATTGTACGTGAGCAAGAGAAAAAAGCTGCTTGGAAAACCGAACAGTTGCAGCACATTCGTGAATCCGAGGTGAAGAAACGTCAGCGGAACTTACAAGTTGAGAAAATGAAGTCTGAGATGCTCAACCTACAAATCCAGCTCCATGGTACAAATTCCATTTCTGTTTATGATGACGTTTCACCGGATAAAGAAGGCTTGAGAAGAAGGAAGAACGTGTCACTTAGTCGGCAAGATAGTGGAGCCTTTGAGAAACAGGATGGGGATATCCACCCTGATTCACAATTTTCTTTTAATGTGTGTGGATCTCCTAGAAGTATTAGAGCAGAAAGGCCTTTTGCAGTTGATTTTGAAAAACACTCAATGGATGCGTCCCTCTTCGAGATAACGGAACTTGAGGAGGATGCTGCTGATAATGTTATTGATGAGTTAACCAAAGTAGACAAAACTAAAAGCCAATCAAAGGACAATCCGTTAGCTTCTGCTGTACAGTTAATAGAAGATGGTGTTTTCCAAGTGCAATCAATTGGAAATCAGGCTGTTAGCAATCTTGTTAGCTTTTTAAATATCGTACCTGAAGATTCTAATTCAAATGAGCCCTCATCTTTTGAATATGGACTTTCTAATGCCAGAGGAAGCCCAGATGTTAAAAATAAACACTTGAATCGTACAGCTTCCTCGCAATCTGACAGGAGTAGAACATCCGATCCAGCAAGTCTACAGATCGGACGGATAGTTCATCACATATGGTCCCGGATGAGATCGAATAATGATATTGTGTGTTACTGTTGTTTCGTTCTtgtgtttctttggaatttcagtTTGCTTTCTGTGGTGTATTTGGTAGCTCTATTCCTATACGCTCTCTGTGTGAATACAGGGCCAAGTTACATTTTCTGGATTGTTATGCTAATCTATACAGAGATATATATCTTGGTTCAATATATCTACCAAATCATGATACAGCATTGTGGTTTCAGCGTGCATTCTGACCTTCTGCCCAAGTTGGGGTTTCCTACAAAAAGGATAAAATCATCATTTGTTATCAGTTTGCTACCTCTTTTTTTGGTGTACTTGTTTACTTTATTACAGAGCTCTATAACTGCAAAAGATGGTGAGTGGTTTTCAGCGGGATTTAGTAATTTCAGAGGGGGATCCCTAAATAGAAAGCAGGTTGTGGCAGGCTCCACCTTCAGGGAGAAAGCAAAAAAGGTCTTCCAATTAACGAAACAGGTTACTGAAATGGTGATCCTTGGCTGTTCTAGATACTGGAAATCTCTGACGCGAGAAGCTGAATCTCCTCCATACTTTGTTCAATTGTCCATGGATGTGAAATCATGGCCCGAGGATGGGATCCAACCAGAGAGGATTGAGTCTGCGGTAAATCAGATTCTCCGGCTTGTACATGAGGATAACTGCAAGAAGGAAAAGCCTAACCATTGCCCTTATTCCAGCAAGGTTCAAATTCAAAGTATTGAAAAAAGCACTGAAAATGTGAATGTGGCCTTGGCTGTTTTTGAGGTTGTTTATACCTCTCCTTTAGCAGAGTGTGTTCCTGCAGAACAATTCAGCACTCTTACTCCAGCAGCTGATGTTGCAAAAGAGATCCTTAAAGCACGGCATGCTCACCTTGTTGAAGCAGTTGGATTTCCATACTCTATACTCTCAGTAATTGGAGGAGGCAAAAGAGAAATTGACCTTTATGCATATATCTTTGGGGCTGATTTGACGGTTTTCTTTCTAGTTGCTATATTTTATCATTCTGTCATAAAAAATAAGAGTGAATTTCTGGAATATTATCAGCTTGAGGATCAATTTCCGAAAGAGTTTGtatcaattctaatg ATAATTTTCTTCTTGATTGTTGTTGATCGCGTCATATACTTATGTTCATTTGCGACGGGGAAGGTcatattttatcttttcaacCTCGTTCTTTTCACTTATGCCATCACCGAGTATGCTTGGAATATGGATACTTCACAGCAGAATGCCGCTGCATTGGCCCTTCGAGCAATTTATCTTACTAAAGCGGTTTCTCTTGCTTTACAAGCCATGCAAATTCGATATGGCATTCCACATAAAAGTACACTTTATCGTCAGTTTCTAACCAGTGACGTATCTCGTTTTAATTACTTAGGATATAGGCTCTATCGTGCTTTGCCTTTTCTGTATGAATTGCGATGTGTCCTTGATTGGTCATGCACAACTACATCACTGACAATGTATGACTGGCTGAAG TTGGAGGATATAAATGCAAGCTTGTACCTCGTCAAATGTGATAATGTTCTGAACAGAGCTAAACATAAACCAGGAGACAAGCAAACCAAGATGACTAAGTTGTGCAATGGCATATGCCTGTTCTTTATTTTGATTTGTGTTATTTGGGCTCCAATGCTG ATGTACAGTAGTGGCAATCCATCAAACATTGCGAATCCAATTAATGACGCCAGTTTTCAGTTTGACATCAAGACAGATGGTGGAAGGTTGACCTTATTCCAGACAACTCTTTGTAAAAGAATTGCATGGGATCATGTAAATGCAACTGGAGATCTTGATCCTCAATATTATTTGAGCTCATATAATGTGGATGACATTCAACTCATTTGTTGCCAAGCTGATGCAAGTACTCTGTGGTTTGTACCTGATGCGGTTCAGAAGCAGTTTATCCAGTCTCTAAGCACTAGTTCTATGGATATGAAATATTCTTGGGTTCTTATGAGGGACCGACCAAAGGGCAAGGAGACTgtgaaatatgaaaaaaatgtCGATCCCTTGGATCTTCCCGAAGCATCAGAAGTTGAGGGAGTTCTAAATGGTTCCTTTAGCAGTTTTAGGGTTCATAATATCTATCCAAGATTTTTTCGTGTTACTGGTTCTGGTGAAGTGAGACCTTTTGAGCAGGAG GTAAATGATGTCACCGCTGATCTTGTCCTACATCATGGTAGTTCTGAATGGTGGTCCTTCCAtgttttcaattctttcaatacAAGTAGCTGCCGTGGCATGTTAGGGCCCATGGCTATCATTGTATCAGAGGAAACTCCAC AGGGATTTCTTGGTGAGACACTCAGCAAATTCAGCATTTGGGGTCTATACATAACATTTGTGCTAGCGGTAGGCCGGTTTATCAGATTGCAATGTTCTGACCTCCGAATGAGAATACCATTTGAGAATCTTCCTTCCTGCGACAG GTTGATAGCCATCTGCGAGGATATATATGCTGCCAGAGCAGAAGGTGAACTTGCAGTTGAAGAGGTCCTTTACTGGACACTCGTCAAGATTTACCGATCACCTCATATGTTGCTCGAATACACCAATCCCAGCTAG